A stretch of Brachyspira suanatina DNA encodes these proteins:
- the argF gene encoding ornithine carbamoyltransferase, which produces MKKVNLSGRHFINLEDFTSEELSALIDYTFELKSKVRNREEIDIMKNRTMVMYFSKPSLRTRLSFEIGMKKLGGDAFVLKQDEIILGQRESIEDSSNVISRYCDLIMIRTFAHSDVEDFAKYSKVPVINALTDLSHPCQIMADLFTMKEHFGKLKGLTLTYIGDGNNVCNSLLTGCTSLGVNIKVGVPKGYEPDAKTIEVAKNIAKNTGCTVDIVNDVKEAVSGADVVYTDVWASMGQESEKEKRLNIFKGFTLTKELFDLANKGAIALHCLPAHKGEEISEEVFNMNSQYIYEEAENRMHAQMAIMSSIVKE; this is translated from the coding sequence ATGAAAAAAGTTAATTTATCAGGAAGACATTTTATTAATTTGGAAGATTTTACAAGCGAAGAGTTATCAGCATTGATTGATTATACCTTCGAGTTAAAATCAAAGGTAAGAAATAGAGAAGAAATTGATATAATGAAAAATAGAACTATGGTGATGTATTTTTCAAAGCCTAGTTTAAGGACTCGTTTAAGTTTTGAAATAGGAATGAAGAAATTAGGAGGAGATGCTTTCGTACTAAAGCAAGATGAGATTATATTAGGACAGAGAGAAAGTATTGAAGACAGTTCTAATGTTATTTCTAGATACTGCGATTTGATTATGATTAGAACTTTTGCTCATAGTGATGTTGAAGACTTTGCTAAATATTCAAAAGTACCTGTTATAAATGCTTTGACAGATCTTTCACATCCTTGTCAGATTATGGCGGATTTATTTACTATGAAAGAACATTTTGGTAAATTGAAAGGCTTAACATTAACATATATAGGCGATGGTAATAATGTTTGTAATAGTCTTTTAACAGGCTGTACATCTTTAGGAGTTAATATTAAAGTAGGAGTTCCTAAAGGTTATGAACCGGATGCAAAAACTATAGAAGTAGCTAAGAACATAGCAAAAAATACAGGATGTACTGTTGATATTGTTAATGATGTAAAAGAGGCAGTAAGTGGAGCCGATGTAGTTTATACAGATGTATGGGCTTCTATGGGACAGGAGAGTGAAAAAGAAAAAAGACTTAATATATTTAAGGGCTTTACTCTTACTAAAGAATTATTTGATCTTGCTAATAAAGGAGCTATAGCACTTCACTGTTTGCCTGCTCATAAAGGAGAGGAGATAAGCGAAGAAGTATTCAATATGAATTCTCAATATATTTATGAAGAGGCAGAAAACAGAATGCATGCTCAAATGGCTATAATGAGCAGTATAGTAAAAGAATAA
- the flgN gene encoding flagellar export chaperone FlgN → MFNLYEELTKIEILLSKEIEVYKIILEDEEKKVNSIINTRLQDIHLYCDHQNEKMTEANELRKMRENVIDLIVLNKFPHLSETATLSDIIRRIPLNKTARISALRLELVTLMARLKHLNKLAPKLFDEALDLFANMKEVLNESKKVGYNNKGKEHVVNRKLSVLVNKQV, encoded by the coding sequence ATGTTTAACTTATATGAAGAACTTACAAAAATAGAGATTCTTTTATCCAAAGAAATAGAAGTTTACAAAATAATATTAGAAGATGAAGAAAAAAAGGTTAATTCTATAATCAATACAAGATTACAGGATATACATTTATATTGTGATCATCAAAATGAAAAAATGACTGAAGCTAATGAGCTTAGAAAAATGAGAGAAAATGTTATTGATTTGATAGTATTAAATAAATTCCCTCATTTATCAGAAACAGCAACATTATCTGATATTATTAGAAGAATACCATTGAATAAAACAGCTAGAATATCAGCTTTACGCCTTGAATTAGTTACTTTAATGGCTAGATTAAAACATTTAAATAAATTGGCTCCTAAACTTTTTGATGAAGCTTTAGATTTATTTGCAAATATGAAAGAAGTTTTGAATGAAAGCAAAAAAGTAGGCTATAACAACAAAGGTAAAGAGCATGTTGTTAATAGGAAATTATCAGTATTAGTAAATAAGCAAGTTTAA